The following proteins come from a genomic window of Gordonia westfalica:
- a CDS encoding TetR/AcrR family transcriptional regulator has product MTEGKTEQSARTRQALIGAAEELIALHGVSAVSSRQISKAAGQGNNYAVGHHFGSKDDLIRATLTTHNIPIDRLRQKALDEIGPHPQVRDWIRCLVCPEIEYLGELGAPTYFARFFANVSSDPATTVLLYEQMGESEPLLAILEGFYSALPEFPGDVLEIRNNMTRHIIVNTLADIERAAEAGDHPVTPWEHRCEIVVDSLTGMWLAPVTPLAP; this is encoded by the coding sequence ATGACCGAGGGGAAGACGGAGCAGTCTGCCCGTACCCGCCAGGCGCTGATCGGCGCGGCGGAGGAGCTGATCGCGCTGCACGGCGTGTCAGCTGTCTCGAGTCGGCAGATCAGCAAGGCCGCCGGTCAGGGCAACAACTATGCGGTCGGCCATCACTTCGGTTCCAAGGACGACCTGATCCGGGCCACCCTCACCACGCACAACATCCCCATCGATCGACTCCGCCAGAAAGCCCTCGACGAGATCGGGCCGCACCCGCAGGTCCGCGACTGGATTCGATGCCTGGTGTGTCCGGAGATCGAGTACCTCGGCGAGCTCGGCGCCCCGACGTATTTCGCCCGATTCTTCGCGAATGTCTCCAGCGACCCGGCCACCACCGTCCTGCTGTACGAGCAGATGGGCGAGTCCGAGCCGCTGCTGGCGATCCTCGAGGGCTTCTACAGCGCTTTGCCGGAATTCCCCGGCGACGTCCTCGAGATCCGCAACAACATGACGCGCCACATCATCGTGAACACGCTCGCCGACATCGAACGCGCCGCCGAGGCCGGTGACCACCCGGTCACGCCCTGGGAGCACCGGTGCGAGATCGTCGTCGATTCGCTCACCGGTATGTGGCTCGCGCCGGTCACCCCCCTCGCCCCCTGA
- a CDS encoding sensor histidine kinase, translated as MTTVSTTDDRNSRDLGPGEGRTAAGSTRARKRPALPARWRITAWIMLTTFGLLVVVFVITRNLLLHDVDSRANHDVAQEASEFRTFADEGVDPTTSEPFTSVSRLLEVFLSRQSAGQGEVMAGVVGNSEILELPGNAWPAAGEGRRVLGELRSAPGPAGVLATDHGEIRWGKVEVSSDAPPGAAAGAASDASGPGTFIVGIYTDPGRELVDRTMRVLALVGLAGMAVTTGAAYLVAGRILAPVRSVRMVAEEIGENDLTGRVPVDGHDDIAALAETFNAMLDRLENAYTTQRQFVDDAGHELRTPITVVRGHLELLPDDPTERRKTLDLVDSELVRMSRIVADLLMLAKSEQPDFVVSREVDAAQLMLDIESKVQPLGDRFWLLMEVAEGPCQVDPERITQAMLQLASNAVRHTKEGTAIRLGSRFDGAGPGRRLSIWITDEGPGVSPEDAPRIFERFQRGAGSRSAEHSSGAGLGLAIVRAIAEAHDGVAWVRSVPGQGATFGIEVPAPEPTSAPQAWPHAEGETR; from the coding sequence ATGACGACCGTTTCGACGACTGACGATCGCAATTCCCGGGACCTCGGTCCCGGAGAAGGTCGAACCGCCGCCGGGAGCACGAGGGCGCGAAAGCGTCCGGCGCTCCCGGCGCGCTGGCGTATCACCGCGTGGATCATGCTCACCACCTTCGGGTTGCTCGTGGTGGTCTTCGTCATCACCCGCAACCTGCTCCTCCACGATGTCGACAGCCGCGCCAATCACGATGTCGCACAGGAAGCCAGCGAGTTCCGCACCTTCGCCGACGAGGGCGTCGATCCGACCACCTCCGAACCCTTCACGTCGGTGTCACGGCTTCTCGAGGTCTTCCTGTCGCGACAATCGGCCGGTCAGGGTGAGGTGATGGCCGGCGTGGTGGGGAACTCCGAGATCCTCGAGCTCCCCGGCAACGCCTGGCCCGCCGCGGGGGAAGGCCGTCGTGTGCTCGGCGAGCTGCGGAGCGCACCCGGCCCGGCGGGAGTCCTGGCGACCGATCACGGGGAGATCAGGTGGGGAAAGGTGGAGGTGTCCTCGGATGCTCCGCCCGGTGCCGCTGCTGGTGCCGCTTCCGATGCCTCAGGGCCGGGGACCTTCATCGTCGGCATCTACACCGATCCGGGGCGCGAACTGGTGGATCGCACGATGCGCGTGCTCGCGCTCGTCGGCCTCGCCGGGATGGCCGTGACCACCGGGGCCGCCTACCTCGTGGCCGGACGCATCCTGGCCCCCGTCCGCAGCGTGCGGATGGTCGCCGAGGAGATCGGGGAGAACGACCTCACCGGACGCGTGCCGGTCGACGGCCACGACGACATCGCCGCTCTCGCCGAGACATTCAACGCGATGCTCGACCGTCTGGAGAACGCCTACACCACCCAGCGGCAGTTCGTCGACGACGCGGGTCACGAACTGCGCACCCCGATCACCGTCGTCCGTGGACATCTCGAGCTGCTCCCCGACGACCCGACCGAGCGGCGGAAGACCCTCGACCTGGTCGACAGCGAGCTGGTCCGGATGAGTCGGATCGTGGCCGATCTGCTCATGCTGGCGAAATCCGAGCAGCCCGACTTCGTGGTGTCTCGCGAGGTCGACGCGGCCCAGCTGATGCTCGACATCGAGTCCAAGGTGCAGCCGCTCGGCGACCGCTTCTGGTTGCTGATGGAGGTCGCCGAAGGGCCGTGTCAGGTCGACCCCGAACGCATCACCCAGGCGATGCTGCAACTGGCGTCCAACGCCGTGCGCCACACCAAGGAGGGGACGGCGATCCGGCTCGGATCGAGGTTCGACGGTGCCGGACCGGGCCGTCGTCTGTCGATCTGGATCACCGACGAGGGTCCCGGGGTGTCACCCGAGGACGCGCCGCGCATCTTCGAACGCTTCCAGCGGGGTGCCGGGAGCAGGTCCGCCGAACACTCGTCCGGTGCCGGCCTCGGGCTGGCCATCGTCCGGGCGATCGCCGAGGCCCACGACGGCGTCGCGTGGGTTCGCAGCGTCCCGGGCCAGGGAGCGACCTTCGGGATCGAGGTCCCGGCACCAGAGCCGACCAGCGCACCACAGGCGTGGCCGCACGCGGAAGGAGAAACCCGATGA
- a CDS encoding aspartate aminotransferase family protein: MTTQPDSTTGVDTRNLVRYGGQFSPEVIVRASGSWVHTAGGRKLLDFTSGQMSAILGHSHPDIVATVTRQIGELDHLFSGMISPPVLELSARLSDTLPEALDKVLLLSTGAESNEAAIRMAKLVTGKHEIVSFARSWHGMTHAAAASTYSAGRTGYGPVAPGNFALPTPNPYRPDFTHPDGTLDWQRQLDFGFELIDAQSTGSLAACIVEPILSSGGVIEPPAGYFAALKRKCEERGMLLIVDEAQTGLCRTGSWYAFERDGIVPDILTLSKTLGAGLPLAAVITTTEIEQAAHERGYLFFTTHVSDPLVAAVGVTVLDVLQRDGLDTRASQAGSVLRTGLLELRDRHDCVGDVRGRGLMQGIELVTDRETKQGADRLGAAVTARCFELGLHMNVVQLPGMGGIFRIAPPLTASDDEIRTGLDILDTAITECASAAS, translated from the coding sequence ATGACCACCCAGCCCGACAGCACCACCGGCGTCGACACCCGCAATCTCGTCCGCTACGGCGGCCAGTTCTCGCCGGAGGTGATCGTCCGGGCGTCGGGCAGCTGGGTCCACACCGCCGGCGGCCGAAAGCTCCTCGACTTCACCTCGGGTCAGATGTCGGCGATCCTCGGCCATTCCCATCCCGACATCGTCGCGACCGTCACCCGGCAGATCGGCGAGCTCGATCACCTGTTCAGCGGGATGATCTCGCCCCCGGTTCTGGAACTGTCGGCCCGCCTCTCGGACACCCTGCCCGAGGCCCTCGACAAGGTGCTGCTGCTGAGCACCGGCGCGGAGTCCAACGAGGCGGCGATCCGGATGGCCAAGCTCGTCACCGGCAAACACGAGATCGTGTCCTTCGCGAGGTCGTGGCACGGCATGACACATGCCGCGGCGGCGTCGACCTACAGTGCAGGCCGGACCGGCTACGGCCCGGTCGCCCCCGGCAATTTCGCCCTGCCGACGCCCAACCCCTATCGACCCGATTTCACCCATCCCGATGGCACCCTCGACTGGCAGCGTCAGCTCGACTTCGGTTTCGAGCTCATCGATGCACAGTCGACCGGGTCACTCGCGGCGTGCATCGTCGAGCCGATCCTGTCCTCCGGCGGCGTGATCGAGCCGCCGGCCGGCTATTTCGCTGCGCTCAAACGCAAATGCGAGGAGCGCGGGATGCTGCTGATCGTCGACGAGGCGCAGACCGGTCTGTGCCGCACGGGTTCCTGGTACGCCTTCGAACGCGACGGCATCGTGCCCGACATCCTCACGTTGTCCAAGACTCTCGGCGCCGGCCTCCCCCTCGCCGCGGTCATCACGACCACCGAGATCGAGCAGGCTGCCCACGAACGCGGCTATCTCTTCTTCACCACCCACGTATCCGACCCGCTGGTCGCGGCGGTCGGTGTGACGGTACTCGACGTCCTGCAGCGCGACGGCCTCGATACCCGTGCGTCACAGGCGGGTTCGGTCCTGCGCACCGGACTGCTCGAACTCCGGGACCGGCACGACTGCGTGGGCGACGTGCGCGGTCGAGGACTCATGCAGGGCATCGAACTCGTCACCGACCGCGAAACCAAGCAAGGCGCCGACCGACTCGGCGCTGCCGTGACGGCACGGTGCTTCGAGCTCGGTCTCCACATGAACGTCGTCCAGCTGCCCGGCATGGGCGGCATCTTCCGCATCGCACCACCACTGACCGCCTCCGACGACGAGATCCGCACCGGCCTCGACATCCTCGACACCGCGATCACCGAATGCGCCTCGGCGGCAAGCTGA
- a CDS encoding OPT family oligopeptide transporter, producing the protein MATTPTATASLRELTLRGIILGGIITLIFTAANVYLGLKVGLTFATAIPAAVISMSILRYFANHSVVENNIVQTIASAAGTLSAIIFVIPGLVMIGWWTGFPYWITVAVCAIGGILGVMYSIPLRRALVTGSDLPYPEGVAAAEVLKVGDSAGGATENKAGLRTIVIGSIASAGFALLTKLKLLSDSITATIKVGAGGTLFSAGLSMSLIGIGHLVGVTVGVAMLVGLLISYGVLLPFESQNQGEAGESLSDIVSAVFANDVRLIGAGAIAIAAIWTLIKVMGPIARGIKGSLASSRSRREGVSVDITERDIPFNIVGGSILVLLIPIGLLLWDFVHDTVLEGSATGIIVVSIVFVFVIGLAVAAVCGYMAGLIGSSNSPISGVGILVVLIAALLIKATFGTADPSQTDALIAYTLFTAAVVFGVATISNDNLQDLKTGQLVGATPWKQQVALVIGVLFGSAIIPPILGLMYDVFGFVGAPGAGPDALAAPQAGLLSTLAKGVLGADLNWGLIGIGALIGAVVILIDELLGRAGKFRLPPLAVGMGMYLPMSVTLIIPVGAFLGHFYNRWAERSGGAVEHKKRMGVLLATGLIVGEALFGVVFAGIVAATGDDSVLAIVGDGFETWAQILGVIVFAGVVALLYDRIAKLAAASGVVPAESDDTTGTGPKA; encoded by the coding sequence ATGGCGACGACGCCCACGGCCACGGCAAGTCTGCGGGAACTGACGCTGCGAGGAATCATCCTCGGCGGCATCATCACGCTCATCTTCACCGCGGCCAACGTCTATCTCGGTCTCAAGGTCGGGCTCACGTTCGCCACGGCCATCCCGGCGGCCGTCATCTCGATGAGCATCCTGCGGTACTTCGCCAACCACTCGGTGGTGGAGAACAACATCGTCCAGACCATCGCGTCGGCGGCCGGCACACTGTCGGCGATCATCTTCGTGATCCCCGGTCTGGTGATGATCGGGTGGTGGACGGGATTCCCGTACTGGATCACCGTCGCCGTCTGCGCGATCGGCGGCATCCTCGGCGTCATGTACTCGATCCCGCTGCGCCGCGCACTCGTCACGGGATCGGACCTGCCATATCCGGAAGGCGTTGCGGCAGCCGAGGTCCTGAAGGTCGGCGATTCGGCCGGCGGTGCGACGGAGAACAAGGCCGGTCTCCGCACCATCGTCATCGGCTCGATCGCGTCGGCCGGCTTCGCGCTGCTGACGAAGCTGAAGCTGCTGAGCGACTCGATCACCGCGACGATCAAGGTGGGAGCGGGCGGCACGCTGTTCAGTGCCGGACTCTCGATGTCGCTCATCGGTATCGGTCACCTCGTCGGCGTCACCGTCGGCGTCGCGATGCTCGTCGGACTGCTCATCTCCTACGGCGTCCTGCTGCCCTTCGAGAGCCAGAACCAGGGAGAGGCAGGAGAGTCGCTGAGCGACATCGTCTCCGCCGTCTTCGCCAACGACGTGCGACTCATCGGTGCGGGTGCCATCGCGATCGCCGCGATCTGGACCCTCATCAAGGTGATGGGACCCATCGCCCGCGGGATCAAGGGCTCCCTCGCATCGTCGCGGTCACGTCGCGAGGGCGTGAGCGTCGACATCACCGAGCGCGACATCCCGTTCAACATCGTCGGCGGCAGCATCCTCGTGCTGCTCATCCCGATCGGCCTGCTCCTGTGGGACTTCGTGCACGACACGGTCCTCGAGGGCAGTGCCACCGGGATCATCGTGGTGAGCATCGTCTTCGTCTTCGTCATCGGCTTGGCGGTGGCCGCGGTCTGCGGTTACATGGCCGGTCTCATCGGGTCGTCGAACTCCCCGATCTCCGGCGTCGGCATCTTGGTGGTCCTCATCGCCGCGCTCCTCATCAAGGCGACCTTCGGGACCGCGGACCCCTCGCAGACCGATGCGCTGATCGCTTACACGTTGTTCACCGCAGCGGTGGTCTTCGGTGTCGCGACGATCTCCAACGACAACCTGCAGGACCTCAAGACCGGTCAGTTGGTCGGCGCGACACCGTGGAAACAGCAGGTGGCGTTGGTGATCGGCGTACTCTTCGGTTCGGCGATCATCCCGCCGATCCTCGGCCTGATGTATGACGTCTTCGGCTTCGTCGGCGCTCCCGGTGCAGGTCCCGACGCGCTGGCCGCACCGCAGGCGGGTCTGCTGTCGACCCTGGCCAAGGGTGTGCTCGGCGCCGATCTCAACTGGGGTCTCATCGGGATCGGCGCCCTCATCGGTGCGGTCGTCATCCTCATCGACGAATTACTCGGTCGCGCAGGGAAGTTCCGGTTGCCCCCGCTCGCGGTGGGCATGGGTATGTACCTGCCGATGTCGGTCACCCTCATCATCCCGGTGGGCGCGTTCCTCGGACACTTCTACAACCGCTGGGCCGAACGAAGCGGTGGCGCAGTCGAACACAAGAAGCGCATGGGTGTGCTGCTCGCGACCGGCCTGATCGTCGGTGAGGCACTCTTCGGCGTCGTCTTCGCGGGCATCGTCGCCGCCACCGGCGACGACTCGGTACTCGCCATCGTCGGCGACGGCTTCGAGACCTGGGCGCAGATCCTCGGCGTCATCGTGTTCGCCGGCGTGGTCGCCCTTCTCTATGACCGCATCGCCAAGCTCGCCGCCGCCAGCGGCGTCGTGCCGGCCGAGTCCGACGACACGACCGGGACCGGACCGAAGGCCTGA
- a CDS encoding alpha/beta hydrolase gives MGGLDGVATLVHLARGGEIGESHETPHTVIVDEPHRQVRRYGTAGQLTSSREASTRPVLLVPPLAVSTDCYDLAPGLSVVEYLLSTGRVPYVVDFGDMTRDDRHLGFADFFADIVPGAIAATLTDFDARQSTGEGIDLLSWSLGGTISFLTVAADPGLPVRSITAVGTPLDYDRVRPYPLVKTLMRPIGAKPVSLALRTLGGIPAPLVRTAYRATAWQRELRKPGYIIRNADDTEALTRMKAIDRFQETMPGYPGKASEQMWENFIMRGELARGVLTFDDVTVDLSKVAVPVQLFGSHRDAIVSWAAAHHGVDLFTGSPRVEFTTVETSHLGLIAGSAAVEQTWPRIDEFLSSLDGDESKMKKPSSSTHR, from the coding sequence ATGGGTGGTCTCGACGGCGTCGCGACGCTGGTTCACCTCGCACGGGGTGGGGAGATCGGGGAGTCGCACGAAACCCCGCACACCGTGATCGTGGACGAGCCGCATCGGCAGGTGCGGCGGTATGGCACGGCCGGGCAGCTGACGTCGTCCCGCGAGGCGTCGACGCGGCCGGTGCTGCTCGTCCCGCCGCTGGCGGTGTCGACGGACTGCTACGACCTCGCCCCGGGCCTGAGTGTGGTGGAGTACCTCCTGTCGACCGGTCGGGTGCCCTACGTCGTCGACTTCGGGGACATGACCCGCGACGATCGACATCTGGGCTTCGCAGATTTCTTCGCCGACATCGTGCCCGGCGCGATCGCCGCGACCCTCACGGACTTCGATGCCCGGCAGTCGACCGGCGAGGGGATCGACCTGCTCAGCTGGAGTCTCGGCGGCACGATCTCGTTCCTCACCGTGGCCGCCGACCCGGGCCTGCCGGTGCGGTCGATCACGGCGGTCGGAACCCCGCTCGACTACGACCGGGTCCGGCCGTATCCGCTGGTGAAGACGCTGATGCGCCCAATCGGTGCCAAGCCGGTATCGCTCGCACTCCGGACCCTGGGCGGCATCCCGGCGCCGCTCGTGCGGACCGCCTACCGGGCGACGGCCTGGCAGCGGGAACTCAGGAAACCGGGGTACATCATCCGCAACGCCGACGACACCGAGGCGTTGACCAGGATGAAGGCCATCGACCGCTTCCAGGAGACGATGCCCGGCTATCCGGGCAAGGCGTCGGAGCAGATGTGGGAGAACTTCATCATGCGGGGCGAGCTGGCCCGCGGCGTCCTGACCTTCGACGACGTCACCGTCGACCTGTCGAAGGTTGCGGTACCGGTGCAGCTGTTCGGCAGCCACCGCGACGCCATCGTCAGCTGGGCGGCGGCCCACCACGGCGTCGACCTGTTCACCGGGTCGCCGAGGGTCGAGTTCACGACAGTGGAGACCAGCCACCTCGGGCTCATCGCCGGGTCTGCGGCCGTCGAGCAGACCTGGCCGCGGATCGACGAGTTCCTGAGCAGCCTGGACGGGGACGAGTCGAAGATGAAGAAACCTTCATCTTCGACTCATCGATGA
- a CDS encoding maleylpyruvate isomerase family mycothiol-dependent enzyme, giving the protein MADEHQLSREIDDYVAGAEHFLHLVAEVSPEQWDRPGLGDWTVRSLVGHTSRSLTTVADYLAEPEPEDIEIDSVAGYYTRIRGLASSPEVTARGVAAGVDLGDDVLRSATERRDRAVAAITGVADRPVATPWGGILLSNYLPTRTFELAVHGLDIARAIGSTSTLPRVVLASALTTAVQAAELTGQGDRALLILTGREQGPISVV; this is encoded by the coding sequence ATGGCAGACGAGCACCAGTTGAGCAGAGAGATCGACGACTACGTCGCGGGCGCCGAGCATTTCTTGCACCTGGTCGCCGAGGTGAGCCCGGAACAGTGGGACCGGCCGGGACTGGGGGACTGGACGGTACGTTCCCTGGTCGGGCACACGAGCCGATCGCTGACGACGGTCGCCGACTACCTCGCCGAACCCGAACCCGAGGACATCGAGATCGATTCGGTGGCAGGGTATTACACCCGGATTCGAGGTCTGGCATCGTCGCCGGAGGTGACGGCCCGCGGCGTAGCTGCCGGCGTCGACCTGGGTGACGACGTGCTCCGGTCGGCCACCGAACGGCGGGACCGCGCGGTCGCGGCGATCACCGGCGTCGCCGACCGGCCGGTCGCCACCCCGTGGGGTGGAATCCTGCTGTCGAACTACCTGCCGACGAGAACCTTCGAGCTGGCCGTCCACGGCCTCGACATCGCACGCGCGATCGGATCGACGTCGACGCTGCCGCGGGTGGTACTAGCTTCCGCTCTGACGACGGCGGTGCAAGCGGCCGAGCTCACCGGGCAGGGGGACCGGGCGTTGCTGATCCTCACCGGGAGAGAACAGGGTCCGATCTCGGTGGTGTGA
- a CDS encoding GMC oxidoreductase: MSGANPTRRTFLKAAAVTAAGAASAVAVSANGTPTASSVPGRRVRRTREEHRVVVVGSGFGGGVSALRLAQAGVPVLMLERGKRWPTGPNAETFPRASNPDKRMLWHESTPNLFGKPLSVEPYVGLFESVAGANMTALCPTGLGGGSLVYQGMTLQPSEAVFNEHFPNALDWELMNRVHYPRVAQMLKVAVAPDSLVRSPEYLAPRQFAKRVRAVGLPLQKIPMPIDWGYAEAELRGEMKPAFSNGDGSIGVNNGGKHSVDVTYIRQAEATGLVTVRILHTVRQVSRRKDGKWSLDVERTDETGKVLEHKEIVTRTLIMAAGSVNTTKLLVRARAAGTITDLPDDLGRGWGTNADRIYTWTSPSIDFGAVQGGPVVYGSPNWSDPKSAFTVIQASLPPLPVYAGTTMLVGFGVSSGRGVISYDSAARDAIIKWPHEGDSEIQTKHIDRTVRKIAGPDAILTDTNAVFPSTWHALGGANMGTVCDLEGRVKGQPGLYVLDGALMPGNTAACNPSMTIAAVAERALDHIVAKDVGTTI, from the coding sequence ATGTCCGGGGCGAACCCAACGAGACGTACCTTCCTCAAGGCCGCGGCGGTCACCGCAGCCGGCGCGGCGAGCGCGGTCGCGGTGTCCGCGAACGGAACTCCGACGGCGTCGTCGGTGCCGGGCCGTCGTGTCCGCCGCACGCGTGAGGAACATCGGGTGGTGGTCGTCGGCTCCGGTTTCGGTGGAGGTGTCTCGGCGCTCCGCCTGGCGCAGGCCGGCGTGCCCGTCCTGATGCTCGAACGCGGCAAGCGGTGGCCGACCGGACCCAATGCGGAGACCTTCCCGCGGGCGTCGAACCCCGACAAGCGCATGCTCTGGCACGAGTCCACCCCGAACCTGTTCGGCAAGCCGCTGAGCGTCGAACCCTATGTGGGACTGTTCGAATCGGTGGCGGGTGCGAACATGACGGCGTTGTGCCCCACCGGGCTCGGTGGCGGATCGCTGGTCTACCAGGGCATGACATTGCAGCCGAGCGAGGCGGTGTTCAACGAGCACTTCCCCAATGCGCTCGACTGGGAGCTGATGAACCGGGTGCACTATCCGCGGGTCGCACAGATGCTCAAGGTCGCGGTGGCGCCGGACTCACTCGTGCGTTCGCCGGAGTACCTGGCGCCGCGACAGTTCGCCAAACGTGTTCGCGCCGTGGGTCTCCCACTGCAGAAGATCCCGATGCCCATCGACTGGGGATACGCCGAGGCGGAACTGCGCGGCGAGATGAAGCCGGCCTTCTCCAACGGTGACGGTTCCATCGGCGTGAACAACGGCGGCAAGCACAGCGTCGACGTCACGTACATCCGGCAGGCAGAGGCCACCGGGCTGGTGACGGTGCGGATACTGCACACCGTCCGGCAGGTCAGCAGGCGAAAGGACGGCAAGTGGTCCCTCGACGTCGAGCGGACCGACGAGACCGGAAAGGTGCTGGAGCACAAGGAGATCGTCACCAGGACACTCATCATGGCGGCCGGTAGCGTCAACACCACCAAGCTTCTCGTGCGGGCCCGCGCGGCCGGCACGATCACCGACCTGCCCGACGACCTCGGCCGCGGGTGGGGCACCAACGCGGACCGCATCTACACCTGGACCAGCCCGAGCATCGATTTCGGTGCGGTGCAAGGAGGTCCGGTCGTGTACGGCAGTCCCAACTGGAGTGATCCCAAGAGCGCCTTCACCGTCATCCAGGCGTCTCTGCCCCCGCTGCCGGTCTACGCGGGTACCACGATGCTGGTGGGCTTCGGCGTCAGCTCGGGGCGCGGCGTCATCTCCTACGACTCCGCGGCACGCGATGCGATCATCAAGTGGCCGCACGAGGGTGACTCGGAGATCCAGACCAAACACATCGACCGCACGGTGCGCAAGATCGCCGGCCCGGATGCGATTCTCACCGACACCAACGCCGTCTTCCCGTCGACCTGGCATGCGCTGGGCGGGGCCAACATGGGCACGGTGTGCGACCTCGAGGGGCGCGTCAAGGGGCAGCCCGGGCTCTACGTCCTCGACGGTGCGCTCATGCCGGGCAACACCGCGGCCTGCAATCCGTCGATGACGATCGCCGCGGTGGCCGAACGCGCACTCGACCACATCGTCGCCAAGGATGTGGGCACCACGATCTGA
- a CDS encoding type 1 glutamine amidotransferase domain-containing protein, with translation MAEELNNVTVAFLVATEGAEQVELTEPWKSIEACGGKPVLVSTESGTVQAFDHLDKADTFPVDMTLEDARIADFDALVLPGGVANPDFLRASAPAVRFVRGFFEAGKPVAAICHAPWTLIEADVVRGRTLTSFPSVKTDVINAGGNWVDEEVVTCRGGDNVLITSRKPDDLPAFNAAIVAEFAHSRVPS, from the coding sequence ATGGCCGAAGAACTCAACAACGTCACCGTCGCTTTCCTGGTCGCCACCGAGGGCGCCGAACAGGTCGAACTCACCGAACCCTGGAAGTCGATCGAGGCTTGCGGCGGCAAACCCGTCCTGGTGTCCACCGAATCCGGCACCGTGCAGGCCTTCGACCATCTCGACAAGGCCGACACCTTCCCGGTCGACATGACGCTCGAGGACGCCCGCATCGCCGACTTCGACGCCCTCGTGCTTCCCGGCGGCGTCGCCAACCCCGACTTCCTGCGCGCGTCGGCCCCGGCCGTGCGCTTCGTGCGCGGCTTCTTCGAGGCGGGCAAACCCGTCGCCGCGATCTGTCACGCGCCGTGGACGCTCATCGAGGCCGACGTCGTGCGCGGCCGCACGCTGACCTCGTTCCCCAGCGTCAAGACCGACGTCATCAACGCCGGCGGCAACTGGGTCGACGAAGAGGTTGTCACCTGCCGGGGCGGCGACAACGTGCTGATCACCAGCCGCAAGCCCGACGACCTCCCGGCGTTCAACGCGGCGATCGTCGCCGAGTTCGCCCACAGCCGGGTCCCGAGCTGA
- a CDS encoding response regulator transcription factor, whose amino-acid sequence MSRILIAEDDIRIAAFVGKGLRAAGYSTEHVADGRSALEAARSGDFDMVVLDIGLPAMDGFDVLTHMRGEGITTPVIVLTARDSVTDTVTGLEGGANDYMTKPFQFAELLARVRLRLVDDSAVASGTNEQVLSFADLHLDLKTRRVHIGATVVDLTAREFALLEVFLRHPGQVLSREQILGHVWGYDFDPASNVVDVYVRSLRNKIGAERLETVRGMGYRLSDGR is encoded by the coding sequence ATGAGCCGAATCCTCATCGCCGAGGACGATATTCGGATCGCCGCGTTCGTCGGCAAGGGCTTGCGCGCGGCCGGTTACAGCACCGAACACGTGGCGGACGGCCGATCCGCCCTCGAGGCGGCCCGCAGCGGGGACTTCGACATGGTGGTCCTCGACATCGGGCTGCCCGCGATGGACGGTTTCGACGTCCTGACGCACATGCGCGGCGAGGGGATCACGACACCGGTGATCGTGCTGACCGCGCGAGACAGCGTGACCGACACCGTGACCGGGCTCGAGGGCGGTGCCAACGACTACATGACCAAACCCTTCCAGTTCGCGGAGTTGCTCGCCCGGGTCCGCCTGCGTCTGGTCGACGACTCCGCCGTGGCGTCGGGTACCAACGAACAGGTCCTGTCGTTCGCGGATCTGCACCTGGATCTGAAGACACGGCGGGTCCACATCGGGGCCACGGTGGTCGACCTGACCGCGCGGGAGTTCGCCCTCCTCGAGGTCTTCCTCCGGCATCCCGGCCAGGTGTTGTCCCGGGAGCAGATCCTGGGACATGTCTGGGGGTATGACTTCGACCCGGCGTCGAACGTCGTCGACGTCTATGTGCGCTCGCTGCGGAACAAGATCGGCGCCGAGCGGCTGGAAACCGTGCGCGGCATGGGGTATCGACTCAGCGACGGTCGATAG